GATGAAAGCGTTGGCAGACTGGATGCCCGCCTGATTCAGCTCGCTACCCGCTTTATCAGCAACCAGCGTGGTCAGCGCGGTAATACTGCTGGAGATTTCGGCCGCGGTGTCATCCACAAAGACAACGGACCTCAGCTGGTAATCCAGTGCATACTGTTCGCCAAACTCGATAGAGCCATCTTCGTCCAGGTCGTTGTCATTTTCCCCGGCGGTACGGCAGGTCGCGGTATCACAGGTAACCAGGGCTACACCGTCTGCCGGTGCCGACAGTATGAGCTTGACAGCACCGGTGTACTCGCTCAGTTCAATTGAGTAGCTGCCGTCTTCGGCTGTGGTCGCCGTGCCCAGAGACTCACCCGTCGCACCGAGCGCCTCAACCACAGCACCGGAGATAATCCCCTTGGCCGCAGTCCCACCAACAGGCACCGGACTACCGTTGCCGCCATTGTCCCCACCGGAGCCACTGCCGGAGCCGCTACCACTACCGGACGAGCTACCGCCACCATTGTTGGAGCTACCACCGCCGCCACCGCACGCCGTCAATGCGGCAACGGCGAGGCACAATGCGAGTTTTTTGAACATCATGTTCTTCCCCTGACCCTGATTCTGATTCACCCCAATGGCCCTGTAGACCGAGATACAGCCAACGAGGCATTTGTGTTCCAAGGCAGCATTCGCGCGATGCACCCCTATTTTTGTGATGTAGCGCACGCTTTCTGCCAGCGGCAAAGTTTGATCGGTTTACTCAGGCGCCTCAATAGCTCTTTAGAGCCATTTCTCGGGGCAGCCCAAGATTATCCGATCAGAATTCAGACAAAGGAGACAACAAAGAGGCAATAATTTCCGTAATTCCATACGGCACACATTTAATGCGACAGCATCGTGCTGGGGAAATAGGAAAGCAGGAGAAACACAGACGGCAGGTTTGCCGTAGAAGGGAACGGAGCCCGGTGGGTCCGAGCAACCCCGAATCCACCGGCTTCAAACAGCCATTTTACTCTGACGACTCTTCTCTGATGGGCTTATGCAGTTTTACCGTCTTGGCTTTCTTACTGCGCATGCGGATATTGAGCATTTCCACCACCACGGAGAACGCCATGGCGAAGTAGATATATCCCTTGGGCACGTGCACATCAAAGCCTTCGATAATCAGTGTCACCCCCACCAGAATCAGGAATGACAATGCCAGCATCTTGATGGTCGGATGACGGTCGACGAAATCACCGATGGGCTTGGCCGCAAACAGCATCACTGCAACCGCCAGGATAATTGCTATAGCCATAATAGATACGTGATCCACCAGGCCCACCGCAGTGATCACCGAATCCAGTGAAAACACGATATCCAGAATCGCGATCTGCACCAACACCATACCGAAGGTCGCAGTTTTTACACCACCCGCTTCACCATCGACGCCTTCGAGACTGTTGTGAATCTCATGGGTAGCCTTGGCCAGCAGGAACAAGCCACCGCCAATCAGGATCACATCGCGACCAGAGATCTCCTCGCCCAAAACTGTAAACCAGGGTTCGGTCAGCCCCATGATCCAGGCGATGGAGAACAGTAGCCCGAGTCGGGTGACCATGGCCAGGGTCAGGCCAATAAACCGCGCAGGCTCCCGTTGCTTGTCCGGCAGGCGCGCCACCAGAATGGAAATAAAGATAATGTTGTCTATGCCCAAGACAATTTCCAGCGCCGCCAGGGTGGCGAGGGCGACCCAGGCTTCCGGGCTCGCAATCCATTCGAACATGCGGTTCCCTCACGGTTAAGAGTTGGTGTTTATTATCAATAAATGCAACAAGCGGCCCCCACTACCAAGAGAGAACCGCAGTACAGCAAAGAAAGACGGCAGTTTATGCGTTTTGCTGCAACCACGCCAAGGCTTCCGTCTTTTCCTCGAATACCCTCGCTTCACCGCCAATAAACCAACTGCCGATCTTGGCGGCAACCTCCTGCCACTGCTTGTTGCCCACCATGGCCACCCTGTTGAAGTGGCGCCCGTGTTTCAAGCCAAGCTTGAGGTCATCCCAGGCGGCGCGGATCTCCCAACCATCCAGCTCACGCATATCAAACAAAACATCCACCTTGGGATGCTCCATGCCGGCAATGGCGGACTCCAGCATCGGCACCAGTGTTGCGTAGTCCTGATGTTCCAGCTTGCCACGCGCATGTAGAGAAAGCAGGACCCGCTCGTCGCTGGTGCGCTCAATGCTGACAGAAAAACCGTGGTGATAGTCACTCATGCAGTTCACCCCACTTGACCTTAAATAATCAGGTATAGCGTCATGGAAGCGTCAGCACAAACCATCTCCAAGAGATCTGACCTGCAGGGCAGTGTAGATGCCACCCGCACCTTCTCGATGTGCGGAATTTCCCGGTCGACTTAATACGAATGGGAGAATAGAAGAGTCCACAATACATACATTTAGCGTGCGATATTGAAACTGACTTTCATCTTGCGCCCGGGGGTATCTACCGCTTTGCCTTTCACAAACCGTGGAGCAAAACGCACGTTTTGCAGATAGTCTTCCGTAGCACGCCCGAATCCTATAGAGCCCTTGGTTTCCAGAATTTGAACATCCTTGGCAAAGCCCTCATCGCTGATGGTGAACTCAACAACGGCGTATCCCTCCCTGCCAGTATCCAGTGCGCTGCGAGGATACTCCGGCTTGCGGCGAAAAATGGGCTGTGGTTCCTGATCCATGTTGAACGGAACCGCCTCGCCAATTGCGCGGCACTGGGCTATCGATTTTTCCCGTTGACCAAGATGATCGTACACTTCTACCAGGAATGCGCGCGCGGCAAGTTCCAGCTGGGTATCCTTGTCTGAAGATGTATCAGCCAGGTCCAACGCTTCCGCCAGGTACATCTCAGCCTGACGATACTGCTTGCGCGAAAAAAAGTACTTGCCGAGATAAAAACCTGCCAGGAACCTTTCCAGTTCGTGCTCGGCCAGGTTACCGGTAAACGCAGAGTAGGACCGCTCCAGGTATTCCAGTGCAAAGCGGTCCCCCGCGTCATCCAACCCGATCTTGCCTCCCTCCTGTAGCAGGGATGCGTATAGATAGGAGTCTTTGCCGCGACTGTCTTCTACTATTTCCAATGCATCATCGACGAACCGTTTATAGCGACTGCGGGCGGAGTGACCGACATGGGCCGCACGGGCCTGGGCGCGCAGCATCAGTGGATCAATCAGCTCCTCTGCGCCCTTCCCGTAACTGGCACAGTACAGGCGCAGTGCACCACTCAACACCCGTTCTGCTTCTTCATATCGCTTCGACTTCACCAGTGCCGCGCCGTAATTCAGCGTTGCCGCGGCGCGATTCTTGCTTTCTTCTGGCAGGTTTTCACTGGCAAAGCTATATACTGCCTCGGCCGCGTCAGCGATCTGGCTGACATTCCCCCCCCTCTACTGCACGCTGATAGTCGGCAAACAGGTCGCCGAGCCCGCTTCCCTGTGCAGTGCTGCTCAGCACCGCAGATAGTGCAACGGCTGTCAGCCAGGCAGATTTTATTATGGGCATTTTGGGTACTCCCTTTACTACGCCGAGACTTCTTATAAAGGTATCCAGTTCTTCTATCGGATTCTCTCACATCAAACACGCATCGCAAGCAGCCCCTCAA
The Microbulbifer celer DNA segment above includes these coding regions:
- a CDS encoding TerC family protein, whose protein sequence is MFEWIASPEAWVALATLAALEIVLGIDNIIFISILVARLPDKQREPARFIGLTLAMVTRLGLLFSIAWIMGLTEPWFTVLGEEISGRDVILIGGGLFLLAKATHEIHNSLEGVDGEAGGVKTATFGMVLVQIAILDIVFSLDSVITAVGLVDHVSIMAIAIILAVAVMLFAAKPIGDFVDRHPTIKMLALSFLILVGVTLIIEGFDVHVPKGYIYFAMAFSVVVEMLNIRMRSKKAKTVKLHKPIREESSE
- a CDS encoding SpoIIAA family protein produces the protein MSDYHHGFSVSIERTSDERVLLSLHARGKLEHQDYATLVPMLESAIAGMEHPKVDVLFDMRELDGWEIRAAWDDLKLGLKHGRHFNRVAMVGNKQWQEVAAKIGSWFIGGEARVFEEKTEALAWLQQNA
- a CDS encoding energy transducer TonB, with protein sequence MKSKRYEEAERVLSGALRLYCASYGKGAEELIDPLMLRAQARAAHVGHSARSRYKRFVDDALEIVEDSRGKDSYLYASLLQEGGKIGLDDAGDRFALEYLERSYSAFTGNLAEHELERFLAGFYLGKYFFSRKQYRQAEMYLAEALDLADTSSDKDTQLELAARAFLVEVYDHLGQREKSIAQCRAIGEAVPFNMDQEPQPIFRRKPEYPRSALDTGREGYAVVEFTISDEGFAKDVQILETKGSIGFGRATEDYLQNVRFAPRFVKGKAVDTPGRKMKVSFNIAR